From one Leguminivora glycinivorella isolate SPB_JAAS2020 chromosome 5, LegGlyc_1.1, whole genome shotgun sequence genomic stretch:
- the LOC125226609 gene encoding uncharacterized protein LOC125226609 → MPREKDPVWSFFSCTKTKNTGLWARCKKCDKEMQGILNRMKSHVKVCQPQVHIAEPDPQPSLPSTSSSSVQSQSHLTGQNTGKTIEASEETGSSRKQLSTQSKILCLKNSEVITTTKEYKQKIDMQVGKYFYATNTPFNHVEHEEFKKLCALLRPGYRPPSAYEIGNPILEKNYAETMTICKEKLTNQTVCMSQDGWSNVHTEPLVCSNIVTAQGDSIFVDCADTKENPHTALNLKDIALKSIAKAKQELGVTVRSFVTDSAANERLLRSHLEKTEDVDIIQYGCSAHILNLLAKDLEIPAVTASIMKVIKYFRNHHIPAALYKQAGGKKLVLPLEVRWNTMNDAIRSYLDNRGILVQVSQDHKDKIDREVIKIVNDCQITMNAVDFLKTLSPIATALDRMQRNTTTIAIAVEIWNKLEFDLLGNSAYQNAKTKKIFLSRRAMALQGLHYAANMVDHRFLGRNLNNEQKKQAYNFITAGEVDENFAPFIMALTAKAYPFPKFMFGETFKNTCPILWWTSVTLEDEERWPQKEKFVKFCEQLLTAIASTAPLERCFSSFGLVQSKLRNRLGNEKAAKLVFLFKYYNQEDKTKKQDLSWILEEQISSTEAVATTMPMEIESPSDEDIPLASLVK, encoded by the exons ATGCCGCGCGAGAAAGATCCAGTGTGGTCATTCTTTAGTTGCACGAAGACAAAAAATACTGGGTTATGGGCTCGGTGCAAAAAATGTGACAAAGAGATGCAAGGAATACTAAATAGAATGAAATCTCACGTAAAAGTATGTCAGCCGCAAGTACACATAGCAGAACCAGATCCACAGCCATCATTGCCATCAACCAGTTCCAGTTCAGTTCAGTCTCAGTCACATCTGACTGGGCAAAACACAG gcaAAACAATAGAAGCTAGTGAAGAAACTGGAAGTAGCCGAAAGCAGTTATCTACACAATCGAAAATACTATGTCTTAAAAATTCCGAAGTCATAACAACAACCAAGGAATATAAGCAAAAAATTGATATGCAGGTCGGAAAATACTTTTACGCGACTAACACTCCATTCAATCATGTTGAACACGAAGAGTTTAAAAAATTATGCGCCCTTTTACGTCCTGGGTATAGACCTCCATCAGCATATGAAATAGGCAATCCcatattagaaaaaaattatgctGAGACAATGACTATATGTAAAGAAAAACTTACGAATCAAACAGTTTGCATGTCTCAGGATGGCTGGAGCAATGTTCATACTGAACCTCTGGTTTGCAGCAACATTGTTACTGCTCAAGGCGACTCAATTTTTGTTGATTGTGCGGATACAAAAGAAAATCCACACACAGCTCTTAATTTGAAGGACATCGCACTAAAATCAATCGCTAAAGCTAAGCAGGAATTAGGCGTTACTGTTAGAAGTTTTGTCACAGACAGTGCTGCTAATGAGCGATTACTGCGGAGTCATCTTGAGAAAACTGAAGACGTGGACATAATACAATATGGATGTTCAGCTCACATCTTAAATCTACTGGCTAAAGATTTGGAGATCCCTGCCGTTACCGCATCGATAATGaaagtaataaaatactttCGCAACCATCACATTCCAGCAGCTCTATACAAACAAGCAGGTGGTAAAAAGTTAGTCCTCCCTCTAGAAGTACGTTGGAACACGATGAACGACGCTATTCGCTCGTATCTGGATAACAGAGGAATTTTAGTTCAAGTTAGCCAAGACCATAAAGACAAAATCGATAGGGAGGTTATAAAAATTGTGAATGACTGTCAGATTACAATGAATGCTGTAGATTTCCTTAAAACATTGTCACCCATTGCAACAGCTCTCGACAGGATGCAACGTAATACTACCACAATAGCTATAGCTGTTGAAATATGGAATAAACTCGAGTTTGACCTGTTGGGTAACAGTGCATACCAAAAtgcaaaaacaaagaaaatctTTTTGAGTCGTAGAGCAATGGCACTGCAAGGCTTACATTACGCTGCAAATATGGTAGATCATAGGTTCCTTGGTCGAAACCTAAACAATGAACAGAAAAAACAAGCGTATAACTTCATAACTGCTGGAGAAGTTGATGAAAACTTTGCTCCTTTCATAATGGCACTAACAGCAAAAGCTTACCCTTTTCCCAAATTCATGTTTGGCGAAACGTTCAAGAACACCTGCCCTATTTTGTGGTGGACTTCCGTGACTCTAGAAGATGAAGAGAGATGGCCACAAAAAGAAAAGTTCGTAAAGTTTTGTGAACAGTTATTAACCGCAATAGCTTCAACTGCACCATTAGAGAGATGTTTTTCATCATTTGGGCTAGTGCAGTCAAAGCTAAGAAACAGACTGGGCAATGAAAAGGCTGCAAAGCTGGTATTCttgtttaaatattataaccaAGAGGATAAAACCAAGAAGCAAGATCTTAGTTGGATTTTAGAGGAACAAATAAGTTCTACTGAAGCTGTAGCAACGACAATGCCAATGGAAATAGAATCACCATCGGATGAAGATATTCCTTTGGCTTCTTTGGTCAAGTAA